A genomic window from Silene latifolia isolate original U9 population chromosome Y, ASM4854445v1, whole genome shotgun sequence includes:
- the LOC141628792 gene encoding uncharacterized protein LOC141628792, with the protein MALPQGSQSLGIKFFHQPFPNAAFQPNNPLHARAWRFPRSGPVFNLDPATLGKSKEFWNQCVLGFLVDYRIFKAPKLNDLIQRKWKTRGTIKVLKLGDLYSFYCEDDEDKEDLLIRSYATFFGAFMVFTRWFPDSIPRTIQFPYADIWVRVCGLPFEYLTDEVANVAGHLLRHHYEVDSFDPVPDKDYLRVKARLKMNQPLSPGFFLSMDGGYLLWVQFRYEYVFKYCVRCGKVGHIAACCRESIISIVSNLIGLLDRAQERGFAVF; encoded by the exons ATGGCGCTCCCTCAGGGGAGCCAGAGTTTGGGAATCAAG TTTTTCCATCAACCCTTTCCTAATGCTGCTTTTCAACCTAATAATCCTCTGCATGCAAGAGCATGGCGGTTTCCAAGGTCGGGTCCTGTGTTTAATCTTGATCCTGCTACTCTTGGTAAGTCCAAGGAGTTTTGGAATCAGTGTGTTCTTGGGTTTCTTGTTGATTATCGTATCTTTAAAGCACCGAAGTTGAATGATTTGATCCAACGTAAGTGGAAGACTAGGGGAACGATTAAGGTTCTAAAACTTGGAGATCTTTATTCTTTTTACTGTGAGGATGACGAAGATAAGGAGGATCTTCTCATACGTAGTTATGCCACTTTCTTTGGGGCTTTCATGGTGTTTACTAGGTGGTTCCCGGATAGTATTCCTAGGACCATTCAGTTTCCTTATGCTGACATTTGGGTGAGAGTCTGTGGTTTGCCTTTCGAGTATCTGACTGATGAGGTAGCAAATGTGGCAGGTCATCTTTTAAGACATCATTATGAGGTGGATTCATTTGACCCTGTTCCTGATAAGGATTATTTAAGGGTAAAGGCTCGTCTTAAGATGAATCAACCTCTTTCACCTGGTTTTTTTCTCTCTATGGACGGTGGATACCTCCTGTGGGTCCAGTTTCGTTATGAATATGTTTTTAAGTATTGTGTTCGTTGTGGAAAGGTTGGTCATATTGCTGCATGTTGTCGTGAGAGTATTATTTCGATTGTTTCAAATTTGATTGGTCTTCTTGATCGTGCTCAAGAGCGGGGCTTCGCTGTGTTTTAG
- the LOC141628794 gene encoding uncharacterized protein LOC141628794, producing the protein MGFSEKELAKNAVPLVGFSGETKRSLGEIVIPTYARGVNKQVRYLVIDGPSTYNVILGKPWIHEMKAIPLTYHQCLKFPTPWGVQEIRGDQEEAKDCYKVALKSTTGLPT; encoded by the coding sequence atgggattcagcgagaaagAACTGGCAAAGAACGCGGTCCCCTTGGTTGGTTTTAGTGGTGAAACAAAGCGTTCCCTAGGAGAAATCGTCATCCCAACTTATGCCAGAGGTGTTAACAAGCAAGTAAGATATCTGGTTATTGATGgaccctctacttacaatgtgatCCTTGGTAAGCCCTGGATCCACGAGATGAAGGCAATACCCTTGACCTACCACCAGTGTCTGAAATTCCCAACACCTTGGGGTGTGCAAGAGATACGTGGGGACcaagaagaagctaaggattgctATAAAGTGGCTCTGAAGTCAACAACCGGCTTGCCAACATAG
- the LOC141628793 gene encoding uncharacterized protein LOC141628793 — protein sequence MYRIPGIARPLEKAVRDSYANSPFVDDVALIGVPKGCEPPAMMLYNKTTDPLDHINHYKQKMMFTSSRKPEKQTSDLYRIVLRFEEYTRDYLNRFNKEKVAIPRCDAATAIQAFRRGLHQDSDLYKNLTKHPCTTFEEVQSKAIAVIRLEENSAPIRGIYDSDPVSRKAPVEKRSERPKPYSRSVNEVSGGSEGKSEADLPLKVSEYGFTTNLAGLFKALQELGHRVRWPKPPAEEYSSSRKHTGKKCEFHGNNTHDIDECHSLRKEVQFHYDQGNLDHLLPRGTTRVHSVDQVLPYPPPPQCTIIVNVITGGSKLCGLTYSSAKRHATRTKGDKP from the exons ATGTACAGGATACCAGGCATAGCGCGTCCGTTAGAGAAAGCAGTACGAGATAGCTACGCAAACTCGCCTTTTGTGGATGACGTAGCCCTCATCGGTGTTCCTAAAGGATGTGAACCGCCAGCCATGATGCTCTACAACAAAACCACAGATCCACTcgaccatatcaaccactacaagcaaaAAATGATG TTCACCAGCAGCAGAAAGCCGGAGAAGCAGACTAGTGACCTGTACCGGATAGTGCTTAGGTTTGAGGAATATACTCGTGATTACTTGAAcaggttcaacaaagagaaggtggcaATCCCGAGATGTGATGCAGCAACCGCCATACAAGCCTTCCGCCGAGGACTACACCAGGATTCAGATCTTTACAAGAACTTGACGAAGCACCCTTGCACCACCTTTGAGGAAGTACAGTCAAAGGCGATTGCTGTcataaggctggaggaaaactctGCACCCATCAGAGGCATTTATGATTCAGACCCAGTATCCAGAAAAGCTCCAGTAGAGAAGAGGAGTGAAAGGCCCAAACCCTATAGCAGGAGCGTAAACGAAGTTTCTGGAGGATCTGAAGGAAAGAGCGAAGCAGATCTGCCTCTGAAGGTAAGTGAGTATGGTTTCACCACTAATCTTGCAGGATTATTTAAAGCCTTGCAGGAGCTGGGTCACAGAGTCAGATGGCCCAAACCTCCAGCAGAAGAATACTCCAGCAGCAGAAAGCATACAGGCAAAAAGTGTGAGTTCCACGGCAACAACACCCATGACATCGACGAATGCCATTCCCTCAGAAAGGAAGTCCAGTTCCATTATGATCAAGGAAACCTGGATCACCTCCTACCCAGAGGCACCACCAGAGTGCACTCAGTAGATCAGGTTCTACcatatcctcctcctcctcagtgcACTATAATTGTGAATGTCATTACAGGTGGATCGAAGCTATGCGGACTGACATATTCATCAGCAAAGAGGCATGCAACTAGAACTAAGGGTGACAAACCATAA